Proteins from a genomic interval of Zingiber officinale cultivar Zhangliang chromosome 2A, Zo_v1.1, whole genome shotgun sequence:
- the LOC122040617 gene encoding ubiquitin C-terminal hydrolase 13-like isoform X2 — MLIIEVELSRPDAEVRLLEVFYHKIYKIFPPGEKIENINDQYWTLRAEEIPEEEKSLGLHDRLIHVYHFTRDSNQNQMQVQNFGEPFFLVIKEGETLTDIKIRIQKKLQVPDDEFSKWKFAFISLGRPEYLQDSDIVSNRFQRRDIYGAWEQYLGLEHSDTAPKKAYTTNQNRHTFEKPVKIYN; from the exons ATGCTGATTATAGAG GTTGAGCTCTCTCGTCCTGATGCTGAAGTCAGATTACTTGAGGTTTTCTATCACAAGATCTACAAG ATATTTCCACCAGGTGAGAAAATTGAAAACATTAATGATCAGTACTGGACTTTACGTGCAGAGGAG ATTCCGGAGGAAGAGAAAAGCCTTGGCCTTCATGATCGCTTGATTCATGTCTATCACTTTACTAGAGATTCTAATCAGAACCAAATG CAAGTTCAGAATTTTGGAGAGCCTTTCTTCCTTGTTATTAAGGAAGGTGAGACTTTAACCGATATCAAAATACGCATTCAGAAGAAACTGCAAGTTCCCGATGATGAATTTTCAAAG TGGAAGTTTGCTTTTATATCACTTGGACGTCCTGAATACCTCCAGGATTCAGACATTGTATCCAATAGATTTCAG AGAAGAGATATTTATGGAGCCTGGGAGCAGTATCTTGGTTTAGAGCATTCCGACACTGCTCCAAAAAAAGCTTACACGACTAATCAG AACCGTCACACCTTCGAGAAGCCAGTGAAAATTTATAATTGA
- the LOC122040617 gene encoding ubiquitin C-terminal hydrolase 13-like isoform X1, producing MEEEEFITLNEELNSKVELSRPDAEVRLLEVFYHKIYKIFPPGEKIENINDQYWTLRAEEIPEEEKSLGLHDRLIHVYHFTRDSNQNQMQVQNFGEPFFLVIKEGETLTDIKIRIQKKLQVPDDEFSKWKFAFISLGRPEYLQDSDIVSNRFQRRDIYGAWEQYLGLEHSDTAPKKAYTTNQNRHTFEKPVKIYN from the exons ATGGAGGAAGAAGAATTTATAACACTGAATGAAGAATTGAATTCAAAG GTTGAGCTCTCTCGTCCTGATGCTGAAGTCAGATTACTTGAGGTTTTCTATCACAAGATCTACAAG ATATTTCCACCAGGTGAGAAAATTGAAAACATTAATGATCAGTACTGGACTTTACGTGCAGAGGAG ATTCCGGAGGAAGAGAAAAGCCTTGGCCTTCATGATCGCTTGATTCATGTCTATCACTTTACTAGAGATTCTAATCAGAACCAAATG CAAGTTCAGAATTTTGGAGAGCCTTTCTTCCTTGTTATTAAGGAAGGTGAGACTTTAACCGATATCAAAATACGCATTCAGAAGAAACTGCAAGTTCCCGATGATGAATTTTCAAAG TGGAAGTTTGCTTTTATATCACTTGGACGTCCTGAATACCTCCAGGATTCAGACATTGTATCCAATAGATTTCAG AGAAGAGATATTTATGGAGCCTGGGAGCAGTATCTTGGTTTAGAGCATTCCGACACTGCTCCAAAAAAAGCTTACACGACTAATCAG AACCGTCACACCTTCGAGAAGCCAGTGAAAATTTATAATTGA
- the LOC122040617 gene encoding ubiquitin C-terminal hydrolase 13-like isoform X3, which translates to MRFGREVNHVGFTQHSGLLHGVELSRPDAEVRLLEVFYHKIYKIFPPGEKIENINDQYWTLRAEEIPEEEKSLGLHDRLIHVYHFTRDSNQNQMQVQNFGEPFFLVIKEGETLTDIKIRIQKKLQVPDDEFSKWKFAFISLGRPEYLQDSDIVSNRFQRRDIYGAWEQYLGLEHSDTAPKKAYTTNQNRHTFEKPVKIYN; encoded by the exons ATGCGATTTGGAAGGGAAGTAAATCACGTGGGCTTTACCCAACACAGTGGCCTTTTGCATGGG GTTGAGCTCTCTCGTCCTGATGCTGAAGTCAGATTACTTGAGGTTTTCTATCACAAGATCTACAAG ATATTTCCACCAGGTGAGAAAATTGAAAACATTAATGATCAGTACTGGACTTTACGTGCAGAGGAG ATTCCGGAGGAAGAGAAAAGCCTTGGCCTTCATGATCGCTTGATTCATGTCTATCACTTTACTAGAGATTCTAATCAGAACCAAATG CAAGTTCAGAATTTTGGAGAGCCTTTCTTCCTTGTTATTAAGGAAGGTGAGACTTTAACCGATATCAAAATACGCATTCAGAAGAAACTGCAAGTTCCCGATGATGAATTTTCAAAG TGGAAGTTTGCTTTTATATCACTTGGACGTCCTGAATACCTCCAGGATTCAGACATTGTATCCAATAGATTTCAG AGAAGAGATATTTATGGAGCCTGGGAGCAGTATCTTGGTTTAGAGCATTCCGACACTGCTCCAAAAAAAGCTTACACGACTAATCAG AACCGTCACACCTTCGAGAAGCCAGTGAAAATTTATAATTGA
- the LOC122040619 gene encoding uncharacterized protein LOC122040619 — translation MKRKTPSELRSEQLKQRNGQIITEKLVPTLLDPESNEIRKGEQLKIQKYFNTRVNEIYPVKKSSERCKVLYGDAKAKEFSSVDGYPNVIPNPSDPSLPAEGKTSILCENVTMLNKPEGANKTCIEKNYQGFRKIDRCSQNMLRNVVELHMGDENLDIPAKIDMEKALKELDARNIPTNSTSVPVDSGKIDNQSPNSSAFCSEFEMPGPRITSEFEIPSPRIPFDFTLKTSLRLVLSSSVKWCHRSFATPSIDASCNPYSLWSTTVDGATPQVKFYKSLHSWVYPQSSLPASVVSVLASSAGKDDSHFWLKRQQDWEDSFRSLYYMLRKNICNMFYVYTVQFVVLFIGGNLLGKKKRSCNAYISQSTHGLRSLLRKNKISFTMPFGEVEVDRSTEDDLVELMEIEKKRLGQIFHPKSTTGEVDNNTSRSLLSFSGHEEVQSLYDILINYRETLNSFTGSDVPVLYASVPFQNATLHVPEMTCKEIRKGDMVVPSSSGSDASYTETIPGISVGDLCFSVELKDAIIPPWVVYGVWSVMSSEGTTFQSFLKTEPTSLALNVALKSICSQKEVPDGNAFGLPAAVMNPSLRGAILERLSFSDGVYTANITSILDD, via the exons ATGAAACGGAAGACCCCATCGGAACTTAGG AGTGAACAGTTGAAGCAAAGAAATGGTCAGATAATCACAGAAAAACTTGTGCCAACTCTTCTTGATCCAGAAAG TAATGAGATCAGGAAAGGTGAGCAGTTGAAGATTCAAAAATACTTTAACACTCGTGTCAATGAGATCTATCCTGTTAAGAAGTCAAGTGAGAGATGCAAAGTTCTATATGGAGATGCGAAGGCCAAG GAATTCTCTAGTGTTGATGGATATCCTAATGTTATTCCTAACCCTTCTGATCCTTCTTTACCAGCTGAGGGCAAAACATCAATTTTGTG TGAAAATGTGACTATGTTAAATAAACCTGAAGGTGCTAATAAAACGTGCATAGAGAAAAATTACCAAGGTTTCAGGAAGATTGATAGATGTAGCCAAAATATGCTGCGCAATGTTGTGGAGCTCCATATGGGAGATGAGAATCTTGATATTCCTGCCAAAATTGATATG GAAAAAGCCCTAAAGGAGTTGGATGCTCGTAATATTCCTACCAATTCAACTTCGGTGCCAGTTGATTCTGGAAAAATTGACAATCAATCTCCAAATTCAAGTGCTTTTTGTTCTGAATTTGAGATGCCAGGTCCTAGAATTACTTCTGAGTTTGAGATTCCAAGTCCTAGAATCCCTTTTGATTTTACCTTGAAAACCAGCTTGCGGTTGGTTTTATCATCCTCTGTTAAATG GTGTCACAGGTCATTTGCAACTCCTTCAATTGATGCAAGTTGTAATCCATACAGCTTGTGGTCAACAACTGTAGATGGTGCTACTCCCCAGGTGAAATTCTATAAATCACTGCACTCATGGGTATATCCTCAGTCTTCTCTACCTGCTTCAGTTGTGTCAGTTTTGGCCTCATCTGCTGGAAAGGATG ACTCACACTTTTGGCTGAAAAGGCAGCAGGATTGGGAAGATTCGTTTCGAAGCCTATACTACATGCTAAGAAAGAACATTTGTAACATGTTCTATG TTTATACTGTGCAGTTTGTGGTTTTGTTCATTGGGGGCAACTTACTTGGGAAAAAGAAGCGCTCATGTAATGCTTACATATCACAATCTACACATGGTCTACGATCCTTGCTAAGAAAAAAT AAAATAAGTTTTACTATGCCATTTGGTGAAGTTGAAGTGGATAGATCAACTGAGGATGACTTGGTTGAACTTATGGAAATTGAGAAGAAAAGATTGGGCCAG ATTTTCCATCCAAAATCTACAACGGGGGAAGTGGATAACAATACCTCTCGGTCCCTCCTTTCATTTAGTGGGCATGAGGAGGTCCAATCCCTATATGATATACTCATAAATTATAG GGAAACCTTGAATTCCTTTACTGGTTCAGATGTTCCTGTCTTGTATGCATCTGTCCCATTCCAGAATGCAACTTTACATGTTCCAGAG ATGACATGTAAGGAGATACGGAAAGGTGATATGGTCGTTCCTTCATCCAGTGGCTCAGATGCTAGCTATACAGAAACTATACCTGGTATATCCGTCGGTGATCTTTGCTTTAGTGTCGAACTAAAGGATGCAATTATTCCGCCATGGGTTGTGTATGGTGTTTGGTCTGTGATGAGCTCTGAGGGGACTACTTTCCAGTCTTT TCTGAAGACGGAACCTACTTCACTTGCCCTAAATGTTGCTCTCAAATCTATCTGCTCTCAAAAAGAAGTGCCTGATGGTAATGCCTTTGGGCTTCCTGCTGCGGTTATGAATCCTTCTCTGAGAGGTGCAATTCTGGAGCGGCTCAGTTTTTCTGATGGTGTTTATACTGCTAACATCACTTCCATCCTCGATGATTAA
- the LOC122040620 gene encoding uncharacterized protein At2g39795, mitochondrial-like isoform X2, which yields MWRRGVQILRRCGGRAASLPLRSFDRRSLSSGAASAVDSIILRSLKEHYIEVSKMNPPPGALDRDGPVLRRTYKEEEITISVMRLENIMPSGVGDDDGDDSINQLFLHVDVSKPGREESIQFLCGLYPDVVGIHAVRLRPNVSEPAGRSNMAKYQERVFQELDQKVRDAFHIFIETRGIDEKLFPFLQAWMYVKDHRNLIRWFKDVGSFINESEPA from the exons ATGTGGAGACGAGGCGTTCAGATTTTGCGGCGATGCGGCGGCCGGGCCGCCTCCCTGCCCCTGCGCTCCTTCGACCGAAGATCCCTGTCTTCCGGAGCCGCCTCCGCCGTGGACTCCATCATCCTTCGCTCGCTCAAGGAACACTACATCGAGGTTTCCAAGATGAATCCGCCGCCG GGCGCGCTGGACCGGGATGGTCCCGTCCTCCGCAGAACCTACAAGGAGGAGGAGATCACGATATCCGTGATGCGACTTGAGAACATCATGCCCTCTGGTGTCGGTGATGACGATGGCGACGACTCGATCAACCAGCTGTTCCTCCATGTCGATGTGTCCAAGCCTGGGCGGGAGGAATCGATTCAGTTCCTTTGCGGGTTGTATCCAGATGTCGTCGGGATACATGCCGTGCGCCTTCGACCCAATGTCTCGGAGCCCGCTGGACGGAGCAATATGGCCAAGTATCAGGAACGCGTGTTTCA GGAACTAGACCAAAAGGTCAGGGATGCATTCCATATTTTCATAGAGACGCGCGGTATCGACGAGAAGCTTTTCCCATTTCTGCAAGCTTGGATGTATGTGAAAGATCATAGAAACCTCATTCGCTGGTTCAAAGACGTGGGCTCCTTTATCAATGAATCGGAACCCGCCTGA
- the LOC122040620 gene encoding uncharacterized protein At2g39795, mitochondrial-like isoform X1, giving the protein MWRRGVQILRRCGGRAASLPLRSFDRRSLSSGAASAVDSIILRSLKEHYIEVSKMNPPPKVNPPSAYSIVKGALDRDGPVLRRTYKEEEITISVMRLENIMPSGVGDDDGDDSINQLFLHVDVSKPGREESIQFLCGLYPDVVGIHAVRLRPNVSEPAGRSNMAKYQERVFQELDQKVRDAFHIFIETRGIDEKLFPFLQAWMYVKDHRNLIRWFKDVGSFINESEPA; this is encoded by the exons ATGTGGAGACGAGGCGTTCAGATTTTGCGGCGATGCGGCGGCCGGGCCGCCTCCCTGCCCCTGCGCTCCTTCGACCGAAGATCCCTGTCTTCCGGAGCCGCCTCCGCCGTGGACTCCATCATCCTTCGCTCGCTCAAGGAACACTACATCGAGGTTTCCAAGATGAATCCGCCGCCG AAAGTTAATCCACCTTCGGCCTACTCTATTGTGAAGGGCGCGCTGGACCGGGATGGTCCCGTCCTCCGCAGAACCTACAAGGAGGAGGAGATCACGATATCCGTGATGCGACTTGAGAACATCATGCCCTCTGGTGTCGGTGATGACGATGGCGACGACTCGATCAACCAGCTGTTCCTCCATGTCGATGTGTCCAAGCCTGGGCGGGAGGAATCGATTCAGTTCCTTTGCGGGTTGTATCCAGATGTCGTCGGGATACATGCCGTGCGCCTTCGACCCAATGTCTCGGAGCCCGCTGGACGGAGCAATATGGCCAAGTATCAGGAACGCGTGTTTCA GGAACTAGACCAAAAGGTCAGGGATGCATTCCATATTTTCATAGAGACGCGCGGTATCGACGAGAAGCTTTTCCCATTTCTGCAAGCTTGGATGTATGTGAAAGATCATAGAAACCTCATTCGCTGGTTCAAAGACGTGGGCTCCTTTATCAATGAATCGGAACCCGCCTGA